A stretch of the Uranotaenia lowii strain MFRU-FL chromosome 3, ASM2978415v1, whole genome shotgun sequence genome encodes the following:
- the LOC129758054 gene encoding uncharacterized protein LOC129758054 translates to MLWFLQTLALWVILFTKSVAPYLQASDSLVPFSVNQTEPLEISSENPAKVLSRKKRFIVFPEGASFSVAVCMTVGVYGNPNYQMFSWALNWGIAYNLPNQTLTYDMDLNQPKPMAQRRNRRDLYHKLEVAMDDMGYNGRQCILRALCESSQLFGHKGSNMIEEILRSLFSFPKSKVLSFEPEENRIYDEAHRKGRNKVMCQSLYPACRFSLHELALGKYASPYSFM, encoded by the exons ATG CTGTGGTTCCTTCAGACGTTGGCTCTCTGGGtaattttgtttaccaaaagCGTTGCCCCGTATCTACAAGCCAGTGATTCATTGGTGCCATTTAGTGTAAATCAAACCGAGCCTTTGGAAATCAGTTCAGAAAACCCGGCCAAAGTCCTATCCAGAAAGAAACGCTTCATAGTATTTCCAGAAGGAGCAAGTTTTTCG GTGGCCGTTTGCATGACTGTGGGTGTCTATGGCAATCCCAACTACCAGATGTTCAGTTGGGCCTTGAATTGGGGCATCGCCTACAATTTGCCAAACCAAACCCTGACTTACGATATGGATTTGAATCAACCGAAACCGATGGCTCAGCGGAGAAACCGAAGGGATCTGTACCACAAGCTGGAAGTTGCCATGGATGA CATGGGCTACAACGGTCGCCAGTGTATTCTGCGGGCGCTGTGTGAAAGTTCGCAACTTTTCGGGCACAAGGGTTCGAATATGATCGAGGAAATTCTGCGATCGCTGTTTAGTTTTCCCAAATCAAAGGTGTTATCGTTCGAGCCTGAGGAGAATCGAATCTACGATGAAGCTCATCGGAAGGGCCGAAATAAAGTGATGTGCCAATCGCTTTATCCGGCTTGTCGATTTTCGCTGCACGAATTGGCACTGGGAAAGTATGCGAGCCCGTACAGTTTTATGTGA